Proteins co-encoded in one Cupriavidus nantongensis genomic window:
- a CDS encoding radical SAM protein, whose product MALRPNLTTSTIWRDFDLSVVTERFRLKSPYGSKAEELEREARRFLWLSAKTQRPLVPSELVDEYWHALILSTSLYRDYCDHAFGFFIEHTNGIPVSSPEALETHVNAYEETLRIYEMEFHMPAPSEFWPDLRNRVEKRLDICKKPYRLHLETTNHCNLRCEHCYPESSSAEPHHSRELIDRSLQEAARLGVRKITLTGGEVLTRPDWKEIFSKSLEICDNLYFITNGLLLTRKKLEWMAKERAARSLRGWRRSVFANSPVEIGVAISLDGLDGNALVRKNDAGVGVSAKQLIDRIALAVQYGLHVTVNTTITNKVSALELPEMDEILSRIGIDRWQIDQAYLAGRFRQSGLSVSKLDWLEDAKAGYRYIIENYLKEYPKIPDWRLEVVQVFRYDNLFYGFSPASSLDEHPCSYHFGSMIVEQGDRIRFCPSLRDGGIQSISVAGSVEAAYGCSEFKDFLSKSIKDLPCKDCRYGKLFHGGCRANSYAYLGRIWDADPICCILAPFVEDEILPLLPKSLQDNFRASLQGGPRPGDPEHLATKQQRHRIVPIQMIP is encoded by the coding sequence ATGGCTCTGAGACCAAATCTCACGACGTCAACGATTTGGCGTGACTTCGACCTTTCGGTTGTCACTGAGCGATTTCGGCTCAAGAGTCCATATGGGTCTAAGGCAGAGGAACTCGAGCGAGAAGCACGCCGTTTTCTTTGGTTAAGTGCAAAGACACAGAGGCCGCTTGTGCCGTCTGAACTCGTGGACGAGTACTGGCATGCGTTGATTCTCAGTACCAGTCTCTATAGAGATTACTGCGATCATGCTTTCGGCTTCTTCATCGAACACACCAACGGTATACCAGTTTCGTCCCCGGAGGCGCTCGAAACTCACGTCAATGCGTACGAGGAAACTCTACGGATCTACGAGATGGAGTTTCATATGCCGGCGCCCTCCGAATTCTGGCCTGATTTGCGAAATCGGGTCGAAAAACGACTAGACATATGCAAGAAGCCATACCGTCTACACCTGGAAACTACCAATCACTGCAACCTTCGCTGCGAGCATTGTTATCCGGAGTCTTCTAGTGCCGAACCGCATCACTCAAGAGAATTGATTGATCGCTCGCTCCAAGAGGCCGCCCGTCTTGGGGTGCGGAAAATTACATTAACTGGTGGCGAGGTCTTGACTCGTCCAGACTGGAAGGAAATTTTTTCTAAATCACTCGAAATATGCGATAACCTATATTTTATCACCAACGGTCTTTTGCTTACCCGAAAGAAATTAGAGTGGATGGCTAAGGAACGCGCTGCGCGGTCATTGAGAGGTTGGCGTCGATCGGTTTTTGCGAATTCTCCTGTTGAAATAGGAGTTGCAATTAGTTTGGATGGGTTGGATGGTAATGCGTTGGTGCGCAAAAATGATGCTGGCGTCGGCGTTAGTGCTAAGCAATTGATCGATCGTATCGCACTGGCGGTGCAATATGGGTTGCATGTTACGGTAAACACAACGATAACAAACAAAGTATCGGCGCTGGAGCTCCCGGAAATGGACGAAATTCTCAGTCGGATTGGGATTGATCGTTGGCAGATTGACCAAGCTTATCTTGCGGGGAGATTCAGGCAGAGCGGGCTTTCGGTCAGCAAGCTCGATTGGCTGGAAGATGCGAAGGCGGGATATAGATATATAATAGAAAATTATCTCAAAGAGTATCCAAAAATACCGGATTGGCGCCTCGAAGTAGTGCAGGTGTTTCGATACGACAATCTATTCTACGGATTCTCTCCAGCGTCGAGCCTGGATGAACACCCTTGTTCATATCACTTTGGCTCCATGATCGTGGAGCAGGGCGATCGGATCCGTTTTTGTCCGTCCCTGCGCGACGGGGGTATTCAATCTATCTCAGTTGCCGGCTCGGTTGAGGCTGCATATGGATGCAGTGAATTCAAGGATTTTTTATCCAAGTCAATTAAGGATCTGCCGTGCAAAGATTGCCGGTATGGGAAATTGTTTCATGGTGGCTGTAGAGCAAACAGCTATGCATATCTTGGGCGTATTTGGGACGCGGATCCGATCTGTTGCATTCTAGCGCCGTTTGTTGAAGACGAAATACTCCCGCTCCTTCCGAAAAGTCTTCAGGACAATTTTCGTGCGTCGCTGCAGGGCGGTCCCCGTCCGGGTGACCCTGAACACCTCGCGACTAAGCAACAGCGGCATCGTATCGTTCCCATACAGATGATTCCCTAG
- a CDS encoding MFS transporter, with protein sequence MTKARFPLRYENFRVVWVGQFVSLIGSSAHTIAISFFLKEATQSGSFVGAGIFFCGIAALLVLPLSGVIADRMNRRSIVICCDTVGACATLALACVFHWGSATQGGLLPVLAVLCGLVIAVSSAFFRPAFAAMLPDLVPKVALAPANALYKAGARCGELLGNLVGGWVYGLVGPGALFLANSLSYLLAVQCVSRARPSELFVPQHRTAKFGIGILGLLTEFYHGAGTLCRLPGGRLFLSMALVINFFATPIFVLMPFHASGVLRVDASMYGFLMAMLSVGVLTGYTMAAKVPMPKIKQTHSVLYIVIFMCGCFLLFSQIRSFAVACVLLVAAGIANGYWSIFFETALQRSISRNELGRVYALYGLLSGGMMPLASLVGGIALDALGGDTRILFLVCSLMMTSYPIFLSTRKEFFSFFESLERESA encoded by the coding sequence TTGACGAAAGCCAGATTTCCATTGCGCTATGAAAACTTCCGCGTGGTTTGGGTCGGCCAGTTCGTCAGCTTAATTGGAAGTTCTGCACATACCATTGCAATCTCTTTCTTCTTGAAGGAAGCAACGCAATCCGGATCCTTTGTTGGTGCTGGAATTTTTTTTTGTGGCATTGCCGCTTTGTTGGTCTTGCCGCTGTCCGGTGTGATTGCAGATCGCATGAACAGAAGATCGATCGTAATATGCTGCGACACCGTGGGCGCGTGCGCGACACTTGCTTTGGCTTGCGTATTCCACTGGGGCTCAGCGACTCAGGGAGGATTACTTCCGGTGCTGGCAGTACTTTGCGGCCTTGTGATTGCTGTTTCGTCGGCATTCTTCAGGCCAGCCTTCGCAGCTATGCTGCCTGACCTTGTTCCAAAAGTGGCGCTGGCGCCGGCAAATGCTCTCTATAAGGCCGGAGCGCGCTGTGGTGAACTCCTCGGTAACCTTGTGGGTGGGTGGGTCTATGGGCTCGTCGGTCCCGGTGCCTTATTCCTAGCGAACTCGCTTTCTTATCTTCTGGCGGTGCAGTGCGTGTCACGCGCCAGGCCGAGCGAACTGTTTGTTCCGCAGCATCGAACTGCGAAATTTGGGATTGGGATTCTTGGTTTGCTGACGGAGTTTTATCACGGCGCAGGAACCCTCTGTAGGCTTCCAGGGGGGCGGCTTTTCCTAAGCATGGCACTGGTGATCAACTTCTTCGCCACCCCGATCTTTGTCTTGATGCCCTTTCATGCTTCCGGTGTGTTGCGGGTGGATGCATCGATGTATGGTTTCCTCATGGCGATGCTCTCGGTGGGTGTGTTGACGGGTTACACGATGGCGGCGAAGGTTCCGATGCCTAAAATCAAACAAACGCATAGCGTGCTGTACATTGTGATTTTTATGTGCGGGTGTTTCTTATTGTTCAGCCAAATACGTAGTTTTGCGGTCGCTTGCGTTCTGCTCGTTGCTGCTGGCATTGCAAACGGGTATTGGAGTATATTTTTCGAAACTGCACTGCAAAGATCAATTTCGAGAAATGAATTGGGAAGGGTATATGCATTATATGGATTGCTGTCGGGTGGGATGATGCCACTTGCTTCTTTGGTTGGCGGCATTGCTTTAGACGCGCTGGGCGGCGATACGAGAATTTTATTTTTGGTGTGCTCATTAATGATGACTTCATATCCGATATTCCTATCGACACGCAAGGAATTTTTTTCTTTCTTCGAATCATTAGAGCGTGAATCAGCCTGA
- a CDS encoding class I SAM-dependent methyltransferase: MQKLERVREYVAAAADLAWRPGVPNTALDLGCGSEGVPFYLLRRGWHVIAVDRDPRALARLRLRKKSRNDEALSIVCEDFSTMIFPSVSLIHAGYALHHACPERFGELWSKISVALSPDGVFAGHFFGECDQFAEDDRFSVFPFEVLVKLFADWKIEHWDEFQGYGHRDPSRWWHFFTIVARKQEASV, translated from the coding sequence ATGCAAAAACTGGAGCGTGTTCGAGAATACGTTGCTGCAGCTGCTGATCTCGCTTGGCGTCCGGGGGTGCCGAACACTGCCTTAGATCTGGGCTGCGGTAGTGAAGGGGTGCCGTTCTATCTTTTGAGGCGAGGCTGGCACGTAATTGCCGTGGACCGAGATCCCAGGGCGCTGGCTCGTCTCAGACTTCGTAAAAAAAGCCGCAATGACGAAGCGTTGTCAATTGTTTGCGAAGATTTTAGTACGATGATCTTTCCTAGCGTCTCCTTGATTCATGCGGGATACGCGTTGCACCATGCCTGTCCCGAGCGATTCGGTGAGTTGTGGTCGAAAATCTCTGTGGCGCTATCGCCTGATGGGGTATTTGCAGGACATTTTTTTGGCGAATGTGATCAGTTTGCTGAAGATGACCGGTTCTCGGTGTTTCCGTTCGAGGTGCTGGTAAAACTCTTTGCTGACTGGAAGATTGAACATTGGGACGAATTCCAAGGCTACGGTCATAGAGATCCGTCCCGGTGGTGGCATTTTTTTACCATCGTGGCAAGAAAACAGGAAGCTTCAGTCTAG
- a CDS encoding GNAT family N-acetyltransferase: MAFFYHRGKKTGSFSLEIPFLSEKKILSSNAFESIPPGDVGLLWERACSGVTLGSCSLVIRDLRDSDFEQLVPMVHAAFLPSVDGAPLDSWRRKLSSIFGDQYGRFLSSASFVAEAPSGQLAGAVMATDFALYRAPVIALIAVSPSIQDKGVGSYLLRRSLQALAIEGFPNCRAKISPGNNASLQLFRKTGFELCRVEPGSSKQEGN; encoded by the coding sequence GTGGCATTTTTTTACCATCGTGGCAAGAAAACAGGAAGCTTCAGTCTAGAGATTCCATTCCTTTCGGAGAAAAAGATCTTGTCTTCAAATGCATTCGAGTCAATTCCTCCCGGAGATGTTGGGCTGCTGTGGGAGCGTGCTTGCTCCGGGGTTACCCTTGGTTCTTGCAGCCTTGTGATTCGGGATTTGCGTGACAGCGATTTTGAGCAGCTTGTTCCCATGGTCCACGCAGCGTTCTTACCTAGTGTCGATGGCGCGCCGCTGGATAGTTGGAGGCGCAAACTTTCGTCAATCTTCGGCGATCAGTACGGCCGCTTTCTGTCGTCCGCGTCGTTCGTCGCAGAGGCTCCATCTGGCCAATTGGCTGGCGCGGTCATGGCCACCGATTTTGCGCTCTATCGAGCGCCCGTTATCGCATTGATTGCGGTGTCCCCCAGCATCCAAGATAAGGGCGTTGGGTCCTACCTGCTACGTCGCTCACTCCAGGCGCTTGCTATTGAGGGCTTTCCAAATTGTCGGGCCAAAATTTCGCCCGGCAACAACGCATCGCTGCAACTATTCCGGAAAACCGGCTTCGAGCTTTGCCGCGTCGAGCCGGGGTCATCCAAGCAGGAAGGTAACTGA
- a CDS encoding nuclear transport factor 2 family protein — translation MSAAAQSPQMDHAATLADRYLAAWNETDAARRRELIAAAWTETACYVDPLMRGDGHAGIDAMIAAVQAKFPGFRFTRVSPVDAHGEHLRFTWELGPAGEAALVVGTDFATVSADGRLARMTGFIDRAPAGLA, via the coding sequence ATGTCCGCTGCCGCCCAGTCCCCCCAGATGGACCACGCCGCCACCCTCGCCGACCGCTACCTCGCCGCCTGGAACGAGACCGATGCCGCGCGCCGGCGCGAGCTGATTGCGGCGGCGTGGACGGAAACGGCCTGCTATGTGGATCCGCTGATGAGGGGCGACGGCCATGCCGGTATCGACGCGATGATCGCCGCGGTGCAGGCGAAGTTTCCCGGTTTCCGCTTCACCCGCGTGAGCCCCGTGGATGCACACGGCGAGCACCTGCGCTTTACCTGGGAGCTTGGGCCCGCGGGCGAAGCCGCGCTGGTGGTCGGCACCGACTTTGCCACGGTGTCGGCCGATGGCCGGCTGGCGCGCATGACCGGCTTTATCGACCGCGCCCCGGCCGGGCTGGCCTGA
- a CDS encoding c-type cytochrome, which produces MARILRRAAWGLAGTAVVAAAAAYGAAWVGERKAQRLVDVPVAPVAIRDDPAAIAHGKYLYESRGCMECHGAGGGGKQVIDDPGGLRVRAPDLTRANPAIAAYEPVDWVRSIRHGVAPSLRPLLIMPSEDYNRLSDEDLGALIGYLRSLPAAMGAPAEITMPWLVRALYGVGVVQDAASKIDHSLPAQAALAPEPTPRYGAYVANVCLGCHGPGFRGGKIPGAPPDWPPAADLRPVPGGAMARYGQPAAFIEMMRSGKRPDGSALSRVMPFDSFGRMNDTELTALYLFLAGLPQR; this is translated from the coding sequence ATGGCGCGGATTCTGCGGAGGGCGGCATGGGGGCTTGCCGGCACGGCCGTGGTCGCGGCCGCGGCGGCGTACGGCGCGGCATGGGTGGGCGAGCGCAAGGCGCAGCGTCTGGTCGACGTTCCGGTCGCGCCTGTTGCCATCCGCGATGATCCCGCCGCCATCGCCCACGGCAAGTACCTGTACGAATCGCGCGGCTGCATGGAATGCCATGGCGCCGGTGGCGGCGGCAAGCAGGTGATCGACGACCCCGGCGGCCTGCGCGTGCGCGCGCCGGACCTGACCCGCGCCAACCCGGCCATTGCCGCCTACGAGCCAGTGGACTGGGTACGCAGCATCCGCCATGGCGTGGCGCCCTCGCTGCGCCCGCTGCTGATCATGCCCAGCGAAGACTACAACCGGCTCAGCGACGAGGACCTCGGCGCGCTGATCGGCTACCTGCGCAGCCTGCCCGCGGCGATGGGCGCGCCCGCCGAGATCACCATGCCGTGGCTGGTGCGCGCGCTGTATGGCGTGGGGGTGGTGCAGGACGCCGCGTCCAAGATCGACCACAGCCTGCCGGCGCAGGCTGCGCTGGCGCCCGAGCCGACGCCCCGCTATGGCGCCTACGTGGCCAATGTTTGCCTGGGATGCCACGGGCCGGGGTTCCGCGGCGGCAAGATCCCGGGCGCGCCGCCCGATTGGCCGCCGGCGGCGGACCTGCGCCCCGTGCCGGGCGGCGCGATGGCGCGCTATGGCCAGCCCGCGGCGTTCATCGAGATGATGCGCAGCGGCAAGCGGCCCGACGGCAGCGCGCTCAGCCGCGTGATGCCGTTCGATTCCTTCGGGCGCATGAACGATACCGAGCTGACCGCCCTGTATCTGTTCCTGGCCGGCCTGCCGCAACGCTAG
- a CDS encoding acyltransferase family protein, giving the protein MARLDSIQALRGLAAAMVVVYHSGLTLGGANAPVLNWLTHNVIKRGHVGVDVFFVISGFIIAWVAVLARPRPERPLSFMIRRLCRLAPPYWTMSAIHALLLNPVTPALFAASLAFLPTSTSHAPYYGYPALYVGWSLNYELAFYAVFALGLLLAGRRALLVVLGVFALFTLVLPWWRFGTLVADPAQGYAFASPWLAMASNPLVLEFLLGCALAWAYARWRHLLTPASALALLALGTASFVLSLPMVGPDFSLAGRGLPAALLVAGVVAAEHTGMLRVPRALIWLGELSYALYLTHPTVIEAVKRLMPELGAHQTAMQLLRFAIDAGLALALAWLLHRWVELPGIAAGRRLARA; this is encoded by the coding sequence ATAGCGCGGCTCGACAGCATCCAGGCCCTGCGCGGCCTGGCCGCCGCCATGGTGGTGGTCTACCACTCCGGGCTCACGCTGGGCGGCGCCAATGCGCCGGTGTTGAACTGGCTGACCCACAACGTGATCAAGCGCGGCCATGTCGGCGTCGATGTGTTCTTCGTCATCAGCGGCTTCATCATCGCCTGGGTCGCGGTGCTGGCCAGGCCCCGGCCGGAGCGCCCGCTCAGCTTCATGATCCGGCGCCTGTGCCGGCTGGCGCCGCCGTACTGGACCATGTCGGCCATCCACGCGCTGCTGCTCAATCCGGTCACGCCGGCACTGTTCGCCGCGTCGCTGGCGTTCCTGCCCACATCCACAAGCCATGCGCCCTACTACGGCTATCCCGCGCTGTACGTGGGCTGGTCGCTCAACTACGAGCTGGCGTTCTACGCGGTGTTTGCGCTCGGGCTGCTGCTGGCCGGGCGGCGCGCGCTGCTGGTGGTGCTGGGGGTGTTCGCGCTGTTCACGCTGGTGCTGCCGTGGTGGCGCTTCGGCACGCTGGTGGCCGATCCCGCCCAGGGCTATGCGTTCGCTTCACCGTGGCTGGCCATGGCCAGCAATCCGCTGGTGCTCGAGTTCCTGCTGGGCTGCGCGCTGGCATGGGCCTATGCGCGCTGGCGCCACTTGCTGACGCCGGCGTCCGCGCTCGCGCTGCTGGCGCTCGGCACCGCGTCGTTTGTGCTGTCGCTGCCGATGGTCGGGCCGGATTTCAGCCTTGCGGGACGCGGCTTGCCCGCCGCGCTGCTGGTGGCCGGCGTGGTCGCCGCCGAGCACACCGGCATGCTGCGCGTGCCGCGCGCGCTGATCTGGCTGGGCGAGCTGTCCTACGCCCTCTACCTGACCCATCCCACCGTGATCGAAGCGGTCAAGCGCCTGATGCCCGAGCTGGGCGCGCACCAGACCGCGATGCAGCTGCTGCGCTTTGCCATCGACGCCGGCCTGGCACTGGCGCTGGCCTGGCTGCTGCACCGCTGGGTCGAGCTGCCCGGTATCGCCGCCGGGCGGCGGCTGGCACGCGCCTAG
- a CDS encoding (2Fe-2S)-binding protein: MTTLSINVNGKTREVDVDPSTPLLWALRDNLEMTGTKFGCGMAACGACTVHVNGQATRSCVTPASAVAGARITTIEGIGSDRVGRAVMDAWIKHDVAQCGYCQNGQVMSAVGLLRSKPRPTDADIDQAMAGNLCRCGTYQRIRAAIKDAARALA; this comes from the coding sequence ATGACCACCCTCTCCATCAACGTCAACGGCAAGACCCGTGAAGTCGACGTGGACCCATCCACGCCGCTGCTGTGGGCGCTGCGCGACAACCTCGAAATGACCGGCACCAAGTTCGGCTGCGGCATGGCCGCGTGCGGTGCCTGCACCGTGCACGTCAACGGCCAGGCCACGCGCAGCTGCGTGACGCCGGCCTCCGCGGTCGCCGGCGCGCGCATCACCACCATCGAAGGCATCGGCAGCGACCGCGTCGGGCGCGCCGTGATGGACGCCTGGATCAAGCACGATGTCGCCCAGTGCGGCTACTGCCAGAACGGCCAGGTGATGAGCGCCGTCGGCCTGCTGCGCAGCAAGCCGCGGCCCACCGATGCCGACATCGACCAGGCCATGGCCGGCAACCTGTGCCGCTGCGGCACGTACCAGCGCATCCGCGCGGCGATCAAAGACGCCGCCCGTGCGCTGGCCTGA
- a CDS encoding xanthine dehydrogenase family protein molybdopterin-binding subunit, producing MRIRGIEALAGGQAGNSGEARADAGMATLDRRSFLKLTGLAGGGLALGVAPLAQAQEGGKPKAPPAAPQAFLIIAPDNTVTVAVNRLEFGQGVHTALPMALAEELDADWRNVRAALAPAGDPYKDPGFGMQMTGGSTALNHSFQQYRELGARARAMLVAAAAQRWKVDPASCQVEQGVITSGSQRATFGELAPAAMEMPVPQQVKLKDPAQFRIVGKPTPRLDARGKMEATTPFGIDTQLKGMVVAVVARPPRFGGKVKSFSADKARAVPGVRGVLQVPVDRGGSGVAVIASGYWPAKMGRDALEVQWEDAGSKVSSQALFDEYAKLAGQPGTVARAGEGNIAAAISGAPRKIEADFRFPYLAHAPMEPLNCTLQPEVAGGKVQSVRVWVGSQFQTVDQAAVARTLGLAPDKVVLNTMMAGGGFGRRAVPSSDYIVEAANVLKAWVAAGHTEPLKVVWSREDDIRGGYYRPLHLHRARIGLDAQGKVVGWQHTIVGQSILKGTPFEPFMVKNGVDATMTEGIVENDYDLPLQMSVHHPQVDVPVLWWRSVGNTHTAFVKETLADEMAAAAKQDPVAFRLARLDEKKHARHRAALQLAVEKSGYGKRKLPKGHAWGVAVHESFSTVVAYVVDVSLVKGEPRVHRVTAGVHANRVVNPLSAEAQIQGACVFGLAMTRPGFAIEIENGAVKNSNFTDFPPPRITDAPVVDVFFVPSQDNPTGLGEPGVPPIAPAVANALFTLTGKRQRQLPFVMA from the coding sequence ATGCGTATCCGAGGCATCGAAGCCCTGGCCGGCGGCCAGGCAGGCAACAGCGGCGAAGCGCGTGCCGACGCCGGCATGGCGACGCTCGACCGCCGCAGTTTTCTCAAGCTGACCGGCCTGGCCGGCGGCGGGCTGGCGCTGGGCGTGGCACCGCTGGCGCAGGCGCAGGAGGGCGGCAAGCCCAAGGCGCCGCCGGCGGCGCCGCAGGCGTTCCTGATCATCGCGCCGGACAACACCGTGACCGTGGCCGTGAACCGGCTCGAATTCGGCCAGGGCGTGCATACCGCGCTGCCGATGGCGCTGGCCGAAGAGCTGGATGCGGACTGGCGCAACGTGCGCGCGGCGCTGGCCCCGGCGGGCGATCCGTACAAGGACCCCGGCTTCGGCATGCAGATGACCGGCGGCTCCACCGCGCTGAACCACTCGTTCCAGCAGTACCGCGAACTGGGCGCGCGCGCCCGCGCGATGCTGGTCGCGGCCGCGGCGCAGCGCTGGAAGGTCGATCCGGCCAGCTGCCAGGTCGAGCAGGGCGTGATCACCTCCGGCAGCCAGCGCGCCACCTTCGGCGAACTGGCGCCGGCGGCGATGGAGATGCCGGTGCCGCAGCAGGTCAAGCTGAAAGACCCGGCGCAGTTCCGCATCGTCGGCAAGCCCACGCCGCGGCTGGATGCGCGCGGCAAGATGGAGGCGACCACGCCGTTCGGCATCGACACCCAGCTCAAGGGCATGGTGGTGGCGGTGGTGGCGCGTCCGCCGCGCTTCGGTGGCAAGGTCAAGAGCTTCAGCGCCGACAAGGCGCGTGCGGTGCCGGGCGTGCGCGGCGTGCTGCAGGTGCCGGTCGACCGCGGCGGCAGCGGCGTGGCCGTGATCGCCAGCGGCTACTGGCCGGCCAAGATGGGCCGCGATGCGCTCGAGGTCCAGTGGGAAGATGCTGGCTCTAAGGTCTCGTCGCAGGCCCTGTTCGATGAATACGCGAAGCTGGCCGGCCAGCCCGGCACGGTCGCGCGCGCGGGCGAGGGCAATATCGCCGCTGCCATCAGCGGTGCGCCGCGCAAGATCGAGGCCGATTTCCGCTTCCCCTACCTGGCGCACGCGCCGATGGAGCCGCTGAACTGCACGCTGCAGCCCGAGGTGGCCGGCGGCAAGGTGCAGTCGGTCAGGGTCTGGGTGGGCTCGCAGTTCCAGACCGTAGACCAGGCCGCGGTGGCGCGTACGCTCGGGCTGGCGCCGGACAAGGTGGTGCTCAACACCATGATGGCCGGCGGCGGCTTCGGCCGGCGCGCGGTGCCGAGCTCCGACTACATCGTCGAAGCGGCCAACGTGCTCAAGGCCTGGGTCGCCGCGGGGCACACCGAGCCGCTCAAGGTGGTGTGGAGCCGCGAGGACGATATCCGCGGCGGCTACTACCGCCCGCTGCACCTGCACCGCGCCCGCATCGGCCTGGATGCGCAGGGCAAGGTGGTGGGCTGGCAGCACACCATCGTCGGCCAGTCGATCCTGAAGGGCACGCCGTTCGAGCCCTTCATGGTCAAGAACGGCGTCGACGCCACCATGACCGAAGGCATTGTCGAGAACGACTACGACCTGCCGCTGCAGATGTCGGTGCACCACCCGCAGGTGGACGTGCCGGTGCTGTGGTGGCGCTCGGTCGGCAATACGCACACCGCCTTCGTCAAGGAAACGCTGGCCGACGAGATGGCCGCCGCCGCGAAGCAGGACCCGGTGGCGTTCCGCCTGGCGCGGCTCGACGAGAAGAAGCACGCGCGCCATCGCGCCGCGCTGCAGCTGGCGGTGGAGAAGTCCGGCTACGGCAAGCGCAAGCTGCCCAAGGGGCATGCCTGGGGCGTGGCGGTGCATGAGTCGTTCAGCACCGTGGTGGCCTATGTGGTCGACGTCTCGCTGGTCAAGGGCGAGCCGCGCGTGCATCGCGTCACCGCCGGCGTGCATGCCAACCGCGTGGTCAATCCGTTGTCGGCCGAAGCCCAGATCCAGGGTGCGTGCGTGTTCGGGCTGGCCATGACGCGGCCGGGGTTTGCCATCGAGATCGAGAACGGCGCGGTGAAGAACAGCAACTTCACGGACTTTCCGCCGCCGCGCATCACCGACGCGCCGGTGGTCGACGTGTTCTTCGTGCCGTCGCAGGACAACCCGACCGGGCTGGGTGAACCCGGCGTGCCGCCGATTGCGCCGGCGGTGGCCAATGCGCTGTTCACGCTGACCGGCAAGCGCCAGCGGCAACTGCCGTTTGTGATGGCCTGA
- a CDS encoding TetR/AcrR family transcriptional regulator codes for MASPASNTATPSHRPPQRMTRRGEEKRALILSTAADMFLEHGYDGVSLDDIVKACGGSKTNVYSFFGGKDGLFVAVVERLCDRFLEKTEKGVDVSHCDAAQGLDKIAHSFLQSLLEERHLAFLRLIFAESRRFPALGKAWYTRGPAATCAYVAAFLGSQQAKGTRLSASPEVSARLFHGMVLASVLHRTLATGIRPDDSEIDALVRDAVAVIVPAIDAGAPSAVPRKR; via the coding sequence ATGGCATCACCCGCAAGCAATACCGCCACCCCTTCGCACCGCCCGCCCCAACGCATGACGCGCCGTGGCGAAGAGAAGCGTGCCCTGATCCTGAGCACGGCCGCCGACATGTTTCTCGAGCACGGCTACGACGGCGTCAGCCTGGACGACATCGTCAAGGCGTGCGGGGGCTCCAAGACCAACGTCTACAGCTTTTTCGGCGGCAAGGACGGTTTGTTCGTGGCGGTGGTGGAGCGGCTGTGCGACCGCTTCCTGGAAAAGACGGAGAAGGGTGTCGATGTGTCGCACTGTGATGCGGCGCAGGGGCTCGACAAGATCGCACACAGCTTCCTCCAGTCATTGCTGGAAGAACGCCACCTGGCGTTCCTGCGGCTGATCTTCGCGGAATCGCGGCGCTTTCCCGCGTTGGGGAAGGCCTGGTATACGCGCGGGCCGGCGGCGACCTGCGCCTATGTGGCGGCGTTCCTTGGCAGCCAGCAGGCCAAAGGCACGCGGCTCTCGGCCAGCCCCGAGGTCAGCGCCCGGCTGTTCCATGGCATGGTGCTGGCCAGCGTGCTGCACCGTACGCTGGCCACCGGCATCCGTCCGGACGACTCGGAGATCGATGCGCTGGTCCGTGACGCCGTTGCGGTGATCGTGCCGGCCATTGATGCCGGCGCGCCGTCGGCTGTACCCCGAAAGCGATAG
- a CDS encoding citryl-CoA lyase, which yields MAETKHPRAAGQTSIAHVDVHGVSVHGKDLSEALIGKTGFTAYFLFLLTGREPDAKLVAITDACLVAIAEHGLVPSVQAARMTLAAAPDALQGAVAAGVLGCGSVILGASESAGQLLAEVLAGREHGTLAESANSVVRAVRQARKPLPGFGHPTHKLGDPRAHRLLAIARELDIAGDHVAALEAVAAAVPEHYSKPLPLNVSGAIPAVLLDAGYPATALKGVPLLARVASLIAHLQEERRQPIGFILADAAEHAIAYSAAPAQAS from the coding sequence GTGGCGGAGACGAAACACCCCCGGGCAGCCGGGCAGACCAGCATCGCGCATGTGGACGTCCATGGCGTGTCGGTACATGGCAAAGACCTGAGCGAGGCCCTGATAGGCAAGACCGGCTTCACCGCCTATTTCCTGTTCCTGCTGACCGGCCGCGAGCCTGACGCCAAGCTGGTGGCGATCACCGATGCCTGCCTCGTCGCAATCGCCGAGCATGGCCTGGTCCCCTCGGTGCAGGCCGCGCGCATGACGCTGGCAGCCGCGCCGGATGCGTTGCAGGGCGCGGTCGCGGCTGGTGTGCTGGGTTGCGGCTCGGTGATCCTGGGCGCATCGGAAAGCGCGGGCCAGCTGCTCGCGGAAGTGCTTGCCGGCCGGGAACACGGCACGCTGGCCGAAAGCGCCAACTCCGTGGTCCGGGCCGTGCGCCAGGCGCGCAAGCCGCTGCCCGGCTTTGGCCATCCAACGCACAAGCTGGGGGATCCGCGCGCGCATCGGCTGCTGGCCATCGCGCGTGAGCTGGATATCGCCGGCGACCATGTGGCCGCGCTGGAAGCGGTAGCCGCCGCCGTGCCGGAGCACTACAGCAAGCCCCTCCCGCTCAATGTTTCGGGCGCGATCCCCGCCGTGCTGCTGGACGCCGGCTATCCCGCCACCGCGCTCAAGGGCGTGCCGCTGCTGGCGCGCGTGGCCAGCCTGATCGCCCACTTGCAGGAGGAACGCCGCCAGCCCATCGGCTTCATCCTGGCCGATGCCGCCGAACACGCCATCGCCTACAGCGCCGCGCCGGCGCAAGCATCATGA